A part of Paenibacillus sp. sptzw28 genomic DNA contains:
- a CDS encoding alpha-L-arabinofuranosidase C-terminal domain-containing protein, translated as MIRIYIADHEDTLQSIASRHHLRIEELISSNPHIADPDRNIAGRQVNIPLPASTAARSSDHTLVINTDIEAGQINRNIYGHFAEHLGRGIYEGIWVGENSPIPNTYGIRNDVVEALRRINIPVLRWPGGCFADSYHWKDGIGPREYRKRTINVFWGQVIETNQFGTHEFMRLCEMLECEPYISANVGSGTVQEMQEWIEYMTCPEESSIALLRRANGRALPWRVKYVAVGNETWGCGGNMRPEYSADLYRRYQTFIHNYGDNVIYKIASGAHDTDYRFTEVLMREAANLMQGLSLHYYTVTGTWEQKGSATEFSEDEWFITMKKALLMDELITRHAAIMDQYDPDKRVGMIVDEWGTWYDPEPGTNPLFLYQQNTLRDALVAGITLNIFNNHNDRVQMANIAQTVNVLQAMILTEGEKMIVTPTYYVFEMYKVHQDAQRLDIRLESAKYAHHGEQLPQVSVSASRNPAGEIHVSLCNISPRDEADVNVELRGRPARAAVSGVILTAGDMRAHNTFEQPDTVKPSDFTGVALTDEGFAVVLPPMSVVMITIF; from the coding sequence ATGATAAGAATCTATATCGCGGATCATGAAGATACGCTGCAATCAATCGCAAGTAGACACCATCTCCGTATTGAGGAGCTTATTTCTTCGAATCCGCATATAGCTGACCCCGATCGGAATATCGCCGGGAGACAAGTGAATATCCCGCTGCCGGCATCAACAGCTGCGAGATCATCAGATCATACTTTGGTCATTAACACTGATATTGAGGCAGGCCAAATTAATAGAAATATTTACGGTCATTTCGCCGAGCATCTGGGCAGAGGTATATATGAGGGAATCTGGGTAGGCGAAAATTCACCGATTCCCAACACGTACGGCATTCGAAACGATGTGGTGGAAGCGCTGAGAAGAATCAATATTCCGGTTTTGCGCTGGCCTGGCGGATGCTTTGCGGATTCTTACCATTGGAAGGATGGTATCGGGCCGCGGGAGTATCGTAAACGAACGATTAACGTTTTCTGGGGTCAGGTTATTGAAACCAATCAATTCGGGACGCATGAATTTATGCGGTTATGCGAGATGCTGGAATGCGAGCCTTATATCAGCGCTAATGTGGGAAGCGGTACGGTACAAGAAATGCAGGAATGGATCGAGTATATGACATGCCCGGAGGAATCTTCGATTGCGCTGCTGCGGAGAGCTAACGGCAGAGCTCTGCCGTGGCGGGTGAAATACGTTGCAGTGGGCAATGAAACGTGGGGCTGCGGGGGGAATATGCGGCCGGAGTATTCCGCGGATCTTTATCGGCGATACCAAACGTTCATCCATAATTATGGGGATAATGTCATCTATAAGATTGCCAGCGGAGCCCATGACACCGACTATCGATTCACCGAGGTGCTAATGCGTGAAGCAGCGAATCTCATGCAAGGCTTGAGCTTGCATTATTATACGGTTACCGGTACATGGGAGCAGAAAGGTTCGGCAACTGAATTCTCGGAAGATGAATGGTTTATTACCATGAAAAAGGCTCTGCTGATGGATGAACTCATCACAAGGCATGCAGCGATTATGGATCAATATGATCCGGATAAGCGAGTAGGGATGATCGTAGATGAGTGGGGAACCTGGTATGACCCGGAGCCCGGAACGAACCCCTTATTTTTATATCAGCAAAACACTCTGCGTGATGCACTGGTGGCCGGCATTACTCTGAATATATTTAATAATCATAATGACCGGGTACAGATGGCCAACATCGCCCAAACGGTAAATGTGCTTCAGGCAATGATTCTAACCGAAGGAGAGAAGATGATTGTCACCCCGACTTATTATGTGTTTGAAATGTATAAAGTGCATCAGGATGCGCAGCGGCTCGATATCCGTCTAGAGAGCGCCAAGTACGCGCATCATGGAGAGCAGCTGCCTCAGGTAAGTGTGTCGGCGTCGAGGAATCCGGCAGGGGAAATTCATGTAAGCTTGTGCAATATCAGTCCCCGGGATGAAGCCGATGTGAATGTGGAATTGCGCGGAAGGCCGGCAAGAGCCGCCGTCTCCGGAGTAATTTTAACGGCTGGGGATATGCGTGCGCACAATACTTTTGAACAGCCTGATACTGTTAAGCCGTCTGATTTTACCGGAGTGGCTTTGACTGACGAAGGGTTTGCCGTCGTTCTTCCTCCTATGTCCGTGGTTATGATAACGATTTTCTGA
- a CDS encoding ABC transporter substrate-binding protein, translated as MPRKSAIIALFLLILLALEGCVKPDGSLGDNPAASSAGGSPAKTVKITIGYQSPTAQTWGALIMKDKKIFEKYLKEAEPDTSFDVEWFDASAGTVLNNNMIGGKIQLAFMGDMPLLLNGVKGLTQSNYHSVFLAFDGKGVMGRNQAIIVPKESGIKDIKDLAGHTVSTPIGSSAHRMLLDALRLNGLLDKVKIVDQGVTVGMQSIEQNKIAAHATWEPYPGLAVQKGAGKILYDGAQTNIDYLDGIVANQDWVQGNKAYTIAFMKALIESHAFIVKSPDEAAQIFERESGFPLEVCKEMTKSIRFDAAVYDRDLKTLEGSIAFLRSLGKLEEDLDLKTFINTTYLEEAAASLKRPYLTEEQRKSDYIAGMEY; from the coding sequence ATGCCCAGAAAATCCGCCATCATCGCTTTATTCCTGCTGATACTGTTGGCACTGGAGGGCTGCGTAAAGCCAGACGGGAGTTTGGGTGATAATCCGGCTGCTTCAAGTGCGGGCGGCAGCCCTGCCAAGACGGTTAAAATAACGATCGGTTATCAAAGTCCGACCGCCCAAACATGGGGCGCGCTTATAATGAAAGACAAAAAAATATTTGAAAAGTATTTAAAGGAGGCCGAGCCGGATACGTCCTTTGATGTGGAATGGTTCGACGCTTCGGCTGGAACCGTCCTTAACAACAATATGATCGGCGGTAAAATCCAGCTCGCTTTCATGGGCGATATGCCTCTGCTTCTTAACGGTGTTAAGGGTTTGACGCAGTCCAATTATCATTCGGTGTTCCTGGCATTCGACGGGAAAGGGGTTATGGGCCGGAATCAAGCCATCATCGTCCCGAAGGAAAGTGGCATAAAGGATATTAAGGATTTGGCCGGTCATACCGTATCGACGCCGATCGGGAGCAGCGCGCACCGCATGCTTCTTGATGCTCTGAGACTGAATGGCCTTCTGGATAAGGTCAAAATTGTCGATCAGGGCGTGACGGTCGGCATGCAGAGCATCGAGCAGAATAAAATCGCCGCCCATGCCACCTGGGAGCCTTACCCCGGCTTGGCCGTCCAGAAAGGCGCAGGCAAAATATTGTATGACGGAGCGCAAACGAATATCGATTACCTCGATGGGATCGTAGCGAACCAGGATTGGGTTCAAGGCAATAAAGCATACACCATCGCATTCATGAAAGCATTGATTGAAAGTCATGCGTTCATAGTGAAATCTCCGGACGAGGCGGCGCAAATCTTCGAGCGGGAGAGCGGCTTTCCCCTTGAAGTTTGCAAGGAGATGACCAAGTCGATCCGATTCGATGCAGCGGTTTATGACCGCGACCTGAAAACGTTGGAGGGAAGTATTGCTTTTCTGCGCTCTTTGGGAAAGCTCGAGGAGGATCTGGACCTGAAGACGTTCATTAATACCACGTACCTGGAAGAAGCGGCGGCATCGTTAAAACGGCCATATTTGACGGAAGAACAGCGTAAATCGGACTACATCGCCGGAATGGAGTACTAA
- a CDS encoding helix-turn-helix domain-containing protein, with protein sequence MDMLDKRLNLLTLQEAMDLLEVSRSTLDRWRKQQRMPFVKIGKEIYFHKEDVQLWIRSHSRILDPAAQRAGQEPCNETITIGYQSGTAHMWSALIVKEMRLFEEEIAAAEPSRPYTVRWHDAANGLELVEGMIAGSIQLASLGDYPIIVSLQLAQMLPNFRPVLLAFDGKTTCSKGISIVVPRGSSIRTSTDLSDQTISTVVNSSAGHRLKRLLTSLETQHIHIIHREMNDSLDSITLQHVGASAMWEPYVSLARLQGAESIYFDQEWNDDYLTGLVAQDRWMQANDWAVTAYLKAHLRAHQVMRCFPVKAAKIISRSTGFPLEMVANLCSEVRWDAAAYTKDLKTLCNLAENNVTSTLNFRGDYLEEAAKQLKLPSLLNKPMEGNWSFSLLY encoded by the coding sequence ATGGACATGTTAGATAAGCGGTTAAACTTATTGACATTGCAGGAAGCAATGGATCTGCTCGAAGTAAGCCGGTCGACGCTTGACCGTTGGCGGAAGCAGCAGCGGATGCCTTTCGTCAAGATCGGAAAAGAAATATACTTTCACAAAGAAGACGTTCAGCTGTGGATTCGTTCCCACTCCCGTATCCTGGATCCGGCTGCTCAAAGAGCCGGCCAGGAGCCGTGCAACGAAACGATTACGATCGGCTACCAAAGCGGCACGGCGCATATGTGGAGCGCACTGATCGTGAAGGAAATGCGTTTGTTCGAGGAAGAAATCGCCGCTGCCGAGCCTTCCCGCCCGTATACGGTTCGGTGGCACGATGCCGCAAACGGTCTGGAGCTTGTCGAGGGCATGATCGCCGGCAGCATTCAGCTTGCCTCTCTAGGCGACTACCCTATTATTGTCAGTCTGCAGCTTGCCCAAATGCTACCAAATTTCAGACCGGTTCTCCTTGCTTTCGATGGAAAAACAACCTGCAGCAAAGGGATTTCGATCGTCGTGCCCAGAGGTTCCTCCATCCGCACTTCAACCGATCTCTCCGATCAGACCATATCCACTGTTGTAAACTCGAGCGCAGGGCATCGTTTAAAGCGCCTGCTCACTTCATTGGAAACTCAGCACATCCACATTATTCACCGGGAGATGAACGACAGCCTTGACAGCATTACACTGCAGCATGTAGGCGCGAGCGCTATGTGGGAGCCTTATGTCAGCTTGGCTCGTCTGCAGGGTGCGGAATCGATTTACTTTGACCAAGAATGGAATGACGATTATTTGACCGGGCTGGTCGCTCAAGACCGCTGGATGCAAGCCAACGACTGGGCAGTAACCGCGTATTTAAAGGCGCATTTGCGGGCCCATCAGGTCATGCGCTGCTTTCCCGTCAAGGCCGCGAAAATCATTTCCCGCTCGACCGGCTTCCCGCTCGAGATGGTTGCCAATCTGTGTTCTGAGGTCCGATGGGACGCAGCCGCTTATACAAAGGATTTGAAGACGCTCTGCAACCTGGCGGAAAACAATGTTACGAGCACCTTGAATTTTCGGGGGGACTATCTGGAGGAGGCCGCGAAGCAGCTCAAGCTCCCCTCCTTGCTCAATAAGCCCATGGAGGGGAATTGGTCCTTTTCTTTACTGTACTAA
- a CDS encoding carbohydrate ABC transporter permease, protein MRTKAYVPYLFLTPALVLFAVFMGYPIIYSFLLSFQTSVGGELTFAGISNYTRLFGDEIFFTALKNTFVIMVTQVPLMLFLGIVLAALLNAVKGLKGVFRVSFFMPAVTSLVAYSIIFSIMLMGDGIINQFLAQVGIGAVPWLSDPIWAKAALILAMTWRWTGYNMVIYLAAMQNISESLYEAASIDGASRIKQFFSITVPQLKPVILFTAILSTIGTLQLFDEPYTLTKGGPSDATLTIGMYLYQTGFRYFDFGYASTLAYVIVVLIAVLSFIQFKVTGDK, encoded by the coding sequence ATGCGGACGAAGGCTTATGTCCCCTATCTGTTTCTGACCCCCGCACTCGTGCTGTTTGCGGTATTTATGGGTTACCCGATTATTTATTCTTTTCTGCTCAGCTTCCAGACCAGCGTCGGCGGCGAGCTGACTTTCGCCGGAATAAGCAACTATACCCGGCTGTTCGGCGACGAGATTTTCTTTACGGCGCTCAAGAATACGTTTGTGATCATGGTTACGCAGGTGCCGCTGATGCTGTTCCTCGGCATCGTGCTGGCGGCGCTGCTTAATGCGGTTAAAGGCTTGAAGGGCGTTTTCCGCGTATCTTTCTTTATGCCGGCTGTCACCTCGCTTGTGGCGTACTCCATCATCTTCTCGATCATGCTGATGGGTGACGGCATTATCAATCAATTTCTGGCGCAGGTCGGCATCGGCGCGGTGCCCTGGCTTTCCGACCCGATTTGGGCCAAAGCGGCGCTCATTCTAGCCATGACCTGGCGCTGGACCGGATATAACATGGTCATTTATTTGGCTGCAATGCAAAATATTTCAGAGTCCTTGTACGAGGCCGCCAGCATCGATGGCGCCAGCCGCATCAAGCAATTTTTCAGTATAACAGTTCCGCAGCTGAAGCCGGTTATTCTCTTTACTGCCATCCTCTCGACGATCGGAACGCTGCAGCTGTTCGATGAGCCATATACACTGACGAAAGGCGGACCCAGCGACGCAACGCTCACGATCGGGATGTACCTGTACCAAACGGGCTTCCGTTATTTTGATTTCGGCTACGCTTCGACGCTTGCCTATGTAATCGTCGTGCTCATCGCGGTTCTGTCGTTTATCCAATTTAAAGTAACGGGGGATAAATAA
- a CDS encoding ferredoxin family protein, producing the protein MNNWSTNVISQRVEAGVIIDKDKCIGCDICVQVCPMGILALDENKKAYMKYDECWYCTPCEVDCPVDAVTVNIPYLVR; encoded by the coding sequence ATGAATAATTGGTCCACCAATGTCATTTCGCAGCGTGTCGAAGCGGGAGTCATTATCGATAAGGACAAATGCATCGGCTGCGACATTTGTGTTCAAGTATGCCCAATGGGCATTCTTGCGCTCGATGAAAATAAAAAAGCGTATATGAAATACGATGAATGCTGGTACTGCACGCCTTGCGAGGTGGATTGTCCGGTCGATGCGGTCACGGTAAATATTCCGTATTTGGTCAGGTAA
- a CDS encoding ABC transporter substrate-binding protein translates to MFKVSKLLVLLLGITIAISACGQANEKKGEAGADQKVQLTAWAWNVNVGALNSALELYKKDHPNVDLKVEDIGRLDVYDKLSTGLAAGGAGLPDIVLVEDDRIQGYLDAFPKGFLNLSDKGFDSKADQFPAFKKELASKDGKFYAFPFDAGPTGMFYRRDIFEKAGVNPDTIETWDQFIEAGKTIKQKTGSFALPADKFKDDALFRMMMNEQGVFYFDKDGNIDFNNPKVVKALETIKAMGDAGLVKDVNGWDGTVSATVDGSVATIPFGAWYYGTITDQAKDTSGKWGVFQLPAFEAGGNRAANLGGSSWMIPSSSKNADAAYAFAEYFATTDAVQEIAMDKHGLFPSLQSVYSSKLFTSDVAFFGNQKIWQLFSDEMKNIPTPYYTKDYALGLDEAVKAQADAFNGKNPADALKEAAKRLADRTKRTVNNG, encoded by the coding sequence ATGTTCAAAGTTTCAAAATTGCTTGTCCTGCTTCTTGGCATCACGATCGCCATCTCCGCTTGCGGCCAGGCCAATGAAAAGAAAGGCGAAGCTGGCGCCGACCAGAAAGTACAGCTGACCGCGTGGGCTTGGAACGTTAACGTCGGCGCGCTGAACAGCGCTCTCGAGCTCTACAAGAAAGACCATCCGAACGTTGATCTGAAGGTCGAAGACATCGGTCGTTTGGACGTATACGACAAGCTGTCTACCGGCCTGGCTGCCGGCGGGGCAGGTCTGCCGGATATCGTCCTCGTCGAGGACGACCGGATTCAAGGTTATCTTGACGCTTTTCCAAAAGGTTTCCTGAATCTGTCGGATAAAGGCTTTGACAGCAAAGCCGATCAATTCCCGGCCTTCAAGAAGGAACTGGCTTCCAAAGACGGCAAATTCTATGCGTTCCCATTCGATGCGGGCCCAACGGGCATGTTCTACCGCAGAGATATTTTCGAGAAGGCGGGCGTGAACCCGGATACGATCGAAACATGGGATCAATTCATTGAAGCCGGCAAAACGATTAAGCAAAAAACCGGCTCCTTCGCCCTCCCGGCGGACAAATTCAAAGACGACGCGCTGTTCCGCATGATGATGAATGAGCAAGGCGTCTTCTACTTCGACAAAGACGGCAACATCGATTTCAACAACCCGAAAGTGGTTAAAGCGCTCGAAACGATCAAGGCTATGGGCGACGCCGGCCTTGTCAAAGACGTCAACGGCTGGGACGGCACCGTATCCGCGACGGTCGACGGCTCCGTTGCGACCATACCGTTCGGCGCATGGTACTACGGCACCATCACCGACCAAGCAAAGGATACGAGCGGCAAATGGGGCGTCTTCCAGCTGCCGGCTTTCGAAGCAGGCGGCAACCGCGCGGCCAACCTTGGCGGAAGCAGCTGGATGATTCCATCGTCCTCGAAAAACGCCGATGCAGCCTATGCATTCGCCGAATACTTCGCAACGACAGACGCGGTTCAGGAAATCGCCATGGATAAGCACGGCCTGTTCCCTTCCCTGCAGTCCGTTTACAGCTCCAAGCTGTTCACAAGCGACGTTGCCTTCTTCGGCAACCAGAAAATTTGGCAGCTGTTCAGCGACGAGATGAAGAATATTCCAACGCCGTATTATACAAAAGACTATGCGCTCGGCCTGGACGAAGCTGTTAAGGCGCAAGCCGACGCGTTCAACGGCAAGAACCCGGCAGACGCGCTCAAAGAAGCGGCTAAACGTCTTGCCGACCGCACAAAGCGCACTGTTAACAACGGCTAG
- a CDS encoding fumarate reductase/succinate dehydrogenase flavoprotein subunit, which translates to MINTREYETDVLIIGGGTAGTMAAIKAKQENPDAEVLVLDKADIRRSGAICMGMDGLNNAIVPGKATPEEYTQEITDSNDGIIDQRAVYRQASECYEIIKLLDSWGVDFEKDEHGDFQVYRVHRKGRYVLPMPKASDLKQILAKHVKKSRCKVVNRVMATRLLTKGDQVIGALGVDVMNGDFIIVRAKAVVCTTGAAGRMGTTDSGYLYSTYENPTNTGEGFVMAYHAGAELTGIECYQINPTMKDYNGPACAYVAGPFGGYTANAKGERVTGCDYWSGELIMNMWKMANKGQWPLFLRMSHLDDSVISKIEDILHQNERPSRERFHQNRGLDYRDQMVELHFSEVGLCSGHSASGVLVNHEAETSLKGLYAAGDMACVPHQYLLGALTFGKIAGENAARFARTQTEYEPDPAQIEAERERIYAPLGNPGGVPHQQVETKIRRIVTQYLMPPKITNKMEMALEKIEHFRKVDLKQLGARDPHELGRALEVHSIVDCAEMMARASLFRKESRWGFYHYYLDHPERDDKNWLKRVILRRGANGEMTLGTKELPLYILRQELVVNE; encoded by the coding sequence ATGATCAATACACGTGAATATGAAACGGATGTCCTTATCATTGGCGGGGGGACGGCCGGAACAATGGCGGCAATCAAGGCAAAGCAGGAAAATCCCGATGCTGAAGTTCTTGTCCTCGATAAAGCGGATATTCGCCGCAGCGGAGCGATCTGCATGGGGATGGACGGTTTGAACAATGCCATCGTGCCGGGCAAGGCGACGCCGGAAGAGTATACGCAGGAGATTACCGATTCGAATGACGGTATCATCGATCAACGCGCCGTTTACCGGCAAGCGTCCGAGTGCTATGAGATCATCAAGCTGCTCGATTCATGGGGGGTGGATTTTGAAAAGGATGAGCACGGAGACTTTCAGGTTTACCGGGTACACCGGAAAGGCAGGTACGTGCTTCCTATGCCCAAGGCGAGCGATCTCAAGCAAATCCTTGCCAAGCACGTCAAGAAGAGCCGGTGCAAGGTCGTCAACCGGGTCATGGCGACAAGGCTGCTTACCAAGGGCGACCAGGTAATCGGCGCGCTCGGAGTAGATGTGATGAACGGAGATTTTATTATCGTTCGTGCGAAAGCGGTCGTTTGCACCACCGGAGCAGCGGGCCGAATGGGAACGACGGATTCCGGTTATTTGTACAGCACCTATGAGAATCCGACCAATACAGGTGAAGGGTTTGTGATGGCCTATCATGCGGGGGCCGAACTGACAGGCATCGAATGCTATCAGATCAACCCGACGATGAAGGATTATAACGGACCCGCTTGCGCTTATGTGGCCGGACCCTTCGGCGGTTATACGGCGAATGCCAAAGGGGAACGCGTCACCGGCTGCGATTACTGGAGCGGGGAGCTCATCATGAATATGTGGAAGATGGCCAACAAAGGCCAATGGCCGTTATTCCTGCGGATGAGCCATCTGGATGACAGTGTCATATCGAAAATAGAAGACATCCTGCACCAGAATGAACGTCCGAGCCGCGAGCGGTTCCACCAGAACCGGGGGCTCGATTACCGCGACCAAATGGTAGAGCTTCACTTTTCCGAGGTGGGGCTTTGCAGCGGGCACAGCGCCTCGGGGGTGCTTGTCAACCATGAAGCGGAGACGTCGCTTAAAGGCTTGTACGCCGCCGGCGACATGGCGTGCGTGCCTCATCAATACCTGCTCGGGGCACTTACCTTTGGCAAAATTGCCGGCGAGAACGCTGCAAGGTTCGCGCGGACCCAAACGGAATACGAGCCCGATCCTGCCCAGATCGAAGCGGAGCGGGAGAGGATTTACGCGCCGCTCGGCAATCCGGGTGGAGTGCCTCATCAGCAGGTGGAGACGAAAATCCGCCGCATTGTCACCCAGTATTTGATGCCGCCCAAGATCACGAACAAGATGGAGATGGCTCTGGAGAAGATTGAGCATTTCCGCAAGGTCGATCTCAAGCAGCTCGGCGCGAGGGATCCTCACGAGCTGGGCAGAGCGCTCGAGGTGCACAGCATCGTCGATTGTGCGGAGATGATGGCAAGGGCATCGCTTTTCAGAAAAGAAAGCCGCTGGGGATTTTACCACTATTACCTGGATCATCCGGAGAGGGATGATAAAAACTGGTTGAAGCGGGTTATTCTGAGGCGCGGTGCGAATGGAGAGATGACGCTTGGCACGAAGGAACTGCCTCTCTACATTCTGAGACAGGAGTTGGTCGTAAATGAATAA
- a CDS encoding carbohydrate ABC transporter permease, with translation MRTLNIRSMLLYAALTLGALVSLFPFYWAAVAATNESGKVFAKPPVLLPGGKLIENIVNLNNAIGIGRVMFNSLVVVVIYTALSLTICTMAGYAFAKFRFKGRDIIFGIFLLSMMVPFHALVIPLFKMMAAWGWLDTYQALILPNLAYPFAIFLMRQNMLAVPDGIMEAGRIDGISEWGLFSRIIMPSVKPALAATAIFLFMYQWNSFLWPLIAAQSKEMYTLPVALSSLFGLSRIDYGQVMAGVTLATGPIIIFFLLLQRHFISGMLGTAVKE, from the coding sequence ATGAGAACATTAAATATCCGTTCGATGCTGCTGTATGCCGCGCTCACCCTCGGCGCGTTGGTCTCGCTCTTCCCCTTCTATTGGGCGGCGGTAGCCGCAACTAACGAAAGCGGCAAGGTGTTCGCCAAACCGCCTGTGCTGCTGCCGGGCGGCAAGCTCATCGAAAATATCGTCAATCTGAACAATGCGATCGGTATTGGACGCGTCATGTTCAATTCCCTGGTAGTAGTCGTCATTTACACGGCGCTCAGCTTAACTATATGTACGATGGCTGGCTACGCTTTTGCCAAATTCCGCTTCAAGGGCCGCGATATCATCTTTGGCATCTTTCTCCTCTCGATGATGGTGCCGTTCCATGCGCTTGTCATTCCGCTGTTCAAAATGATGGCGGCATGGGGCTGGCTGGATACGTATCAAGCTCTTATCCTGCCAAATCTGGCTTATCCTTTCGCTATATTCCTGATGCGGCAGAACATGCTCGCCGTCCCGGACGGCATCATGGAGGCAGGCCGTATCGACGGCATTTCCGAATGGGGGCTTTTCTCCCGGATCATTATGCCTTCCGTAAAGCCGGCGCTGGCTGCAACGGCCATTTTCTTATTCATGTATCAATGGAACAGCTTCCTGTGGCCGCTCATCGCCGCCCAGTCGAAAGAAATGTACACGCTGCCTGTCGCGCTGTCGAGCTTGTTCGGCTTGTCGCGGATCGACTACGGTCAGGTGATGGCGGGCGTTACGCTTGCAACCGGTCCGATTATAATTTTCTTCCTGCTCCTGCAGCGGCATTTCATATCTGGAATGCTTGGTACGGCGGTCAAAGAATAG